One region of Bacterioplanoides sp. SCSIO 12839 genomic DNA includes:
- the ftsL gene encoding cell division protein FtsL, which yields MDAEQMADQDIWLKRSLSVLPWMLWLLVVVIAALQISQVHKHRGLLAQWQQLDQQRLELLQEHTRLLLEISTLTAHGRIDQQARKQLNMTEAQDVQVWQL from the coding sequence ATGGATGCTGAACAAATGGCCGATCAGGATATCTGGCTAAAGCGAAGTTTGTCTGTGTTGCCCTGGATGTTGTGGTTGCTGGTTGTGGTTATTGCGGCTTTGCAGATTTCTCAGGTACATAAACACCGCGGTTTATTAGCGCAGTGGCAACAGCTGGATCAGCAGCGCCTGGAGTTGTTACAGGAACACACGCGTTTATTGCTGGAAATCAGCACGTTAACCGCACACGGACGAATTGATCAGCAAGCACGTAAGCAACTCAATATGACAGAAGCGCAAGACGTACAAGTCTGGCAACTTTAA
- the mraZ gene encoding division/cell wall cluster transcriptional repressor MraZ, which translates to MFRGLHTINLDAKGRLAIPTKYREPLAELCGARLVATIDTEERCLLVYPINEWEEIQKKIEALPSFNPVARRIQRLLIGHATDLELDGSGRVLLPQPLREYAGLEKESVLVGQGKKLELWSKAQWESRRDDYLDMVSQPDQLPDELQSLSL; encoded by the coding sequence ATGTTTCGGGGGCTACATACGATCAATCTGGATGCTAAAGGGCGTCTGGCGATCCCGACCAAATATCGGGAACCGCTGGCCGAGCTCTGTGGTGCCCGTTTGGTAGCCACCATTGATACCGAAGAGCGCTGTTTGTTGGTGTATCCCATTAATGAGTGGGAAGAGATTCAGAAAAAAATTGAAGCGCTGCCCAGTTTTAACCCGGTTGCCCGTCGTATTCAGCGTTTGCTGATTGGTCATGCAACGGATCTGGAACTGGACGGCAGTGGACGAGTGCTGTTACCGCAACCTTTGCGGGAATACGCCGGTTTAGAAAAAGAAAGTGTGCTGGTTGGTCAGGGCAAAAAGCTGGAACTGTGGAGCAAAGCTCAATGGGAAAGCCGTCGAGATGACTACCTGGATATGGTGAGCCAGCCAGATCAGCTACCGGATGAATTACAGAGCTTGTCGTTATGA
- a CDS encoding ion transporter, protein MNIQAIQAASQKLRDNKLFELFVVSVIIISALLIGAKTYVIPEKILQVVLWLDASITVIFLFEIIVRFIAEPNKKRFFHNGWNVFDTLVVVVSLIPIENSDMALIGRLVRIFRVLRMVSIIPELRTLLNSLLRALPQLGYVLLLMFIIFYIYAAVGSTFFAQINPELWGDISISLLTLFRVMTFEDWTDVMYETMGTYPLSWIYYLTFIFLTAFAFLNMVIGIVVNVLEDEHARERAEQEEAEGKATIEDLQAEIQELKQLIIQQQK, encoded by the coding sequence ATGAATATTCAGGCAATTCAGGCGGCCTCTCAAAAGCTGCGCGATAACAAACTCTTCGAACTGTTTGTGGTGTCCGTCATCATCATTTCAGCATTGCTGATTGGCGCCAAAACCTACGTCATCCCAGAGAAGATACTGCAAGTCGTGCTATGGCTGGATGCCAGTATCACCGTGATCTTCCTGTTTGAGATCATCGTGCGGTTTATTGCCGAGCCAAATAAAAAGCGCTTCTTCCATAATGGCTGGAACGTGTTTGACACTCTGGTAGTGGTGGTCAGCCTGATTCCGATTGAAAACAGCGATATGGCACTGATTGGCCGATTGGTACGGATATTCCGGGTATTGCGGATGGTATCGATCATTCCGGAGCTGCGCACCCTGCTGAACTCACTGCTGCGGGCGCTGCCGCAACTGGGTTATGTCCTGCTGCTGATGTTTATCATCTTCTATATCTACGCCGCCGTAGGCTCGACCTTCTTTGCTCAGATCAATCCTGAGCTATGGGGCGATATCTCTATTTCATTACTGACGCTGTTCCGGGTGATGACCTTTGAAGATTGGACCGATGTGATGTACGAAACCATGGGCACCTACCCGCTATCGTGGATTTATTACCTCACCTTTATCTTTCTGACCGCATTCGCCTTCCTCAATATGGTGATTGGTATCGTCGTGAATGTGCTGGAAGATGAACACGCCCGCGAGCGTGCGGAACAAGAGGAGGCCGAAGGCAAAGCGACCATTGAAGACTTACAGGCTGAAATTCAGGAGTTGAAGCAGCTGATTATTCAGCAGCAGAAGTAA
- the murD gene encoding UDP-N-acetylmuramoyl-L-alanine--D-glutamate ligase, producing MATTEMATAANTKRMIIGLGLSGLSCARFAQRQGWSFDLCDSRETPPGLADIQQEFPQSRIYCGDLEGDLLASYDELIVSPGVALAEPAIQQAIEAGVAISGDIQLFKEHVNKPVIAITGSNGKSTVTSLVGDMLNHCGVKALVGGNIGLPALDLTNEQEADIYVLELSSFQLETTTNLNAEVATILNLSEDHMDRYQGMKDYLAAKQRIFQGAKNVVVNSDDQATIPDHSARNITFSLSSNGASRFYLKNHQGVDCLYCDQQRLLSADEIKIKGRHNLANVLAALALVDAVCKTLGIQLEQTLPAIREFPGLAHRCQWVGNLNGVDCYNDSKGTNVGSTLAAVNGLGVGAKGKIWLLAGGVDKGQRFDELVQPCQQYVAEILLYGRDANNIQQDFMQDGKALCESRIFESMDQAFAVALEKSKAGDLILLSPACASFDQFTNYAVRGEYFRQLVTDASADVNVASEVQHD from the coding sequence ATGGCAACCACTGAAATGGCAACCGCTGCAAACACCAAACGCATGATTATCGGACTGGGCTTGTCCGGGTTGTCGTGTGCACGCTTTGCGCAGCGTCAGGGGTGGTCATTTGATTTATGTGATAGCCGTGAAACGCCGCCGGGTCTGGCAGATATTCAGCAGGAATTCCCTCAGAGCCGTATTTATTGCGGTGATTTAGAAGGTGACTTATTAGCCTCTTATGATGAATTGATTGTCAGCCCTGGCGTTGCCTTAGCTGAGCCTGCTATTCAGCAGGCAATTGAAGCGGGGGTCGCGATTTCTGGTGATATTCAGTTGTTCAAAGAACATGTGAATAAACCTGTTATTGCCATTACCGGTTCCAATGGCAAAAGCACGGTGACATCACTGGTTGGCGACATGTTGAATCATTGCGGTGTTAAGGCGCTGGTTGGCGGTAATATCGGTTTGCCAGCGTTGGATTTAACCAATGAACAGGAAGCCGATATTTATGTATTGGAGCTATCCAGTTTCCAGTTGGAAACCACCACGAATCTGAATGCTGAGGTAGCCACCATTCTGAACCTGAGTGAAGATCATATGGATCGTTATCAGGGAATGAAGGACTACCTGGCTGCGAAGCAACGTATCTTTCAGGGTGCAAAGAATGTTGTTGTTAATAGCGATGATCAGGCAACAATTCCAGATCATTCAGCTCGCAATATCACCTTTTCGCTAAGCAGTAATGGCGCATCGCGTTTTTACCTGAAAAATCACCAGGGTGTTGATTGTTTATATTGTGACCAGCAACGTTTGTTGTCGGCGGATGAAATTAAAATCAAAGGTCGACATAATTTAGCCAACGTATTGGCGGCACTGGCGCTGGTTGATGCTGTGTGTAAAACACTGGGTATTCAGCTGGAGCAAACATTACCTGCTATCCGTGAGTTTCCGGGTCTAGCTCATCGCTGTCAGTGGGTTGGAAACCTTAACGGTGTCGATTGTTACAACGATTCCAAAGGCACTAATGTGGGATCAACCTTAGCTGCTGTAAATGGTTTGGGTGTGGGTGCCAAAGGCAAAATCTGGTTGTTGGCCGGTGGTGTCGATAAAGGCCAGCGGTTTGATGAATTGGTTCAGCCCTGTCAGCAGTATGTGGCTGAAATATTGTTATACGGACGTGATGCCAACAATATTCAGCAAGACTTTATGCAGGACGGCAAAGCCTTGTGTGAAAGCCGCATTTTTGAGTCGATGGATCAGGCTTTTGCGGTTGCACTTGAGAAATCGAAAGCAGGAGATCTGATTTTATTGTCTCCGGCCTGTGCCAGTTTCGATCAGTTCACTAACTATGCTGTTCGCGGTGAATATTTCCGTCAATTGGTGACGGATGCAAGTGCGGATGTAAATGTTGCTAGTGAGGTGCAACATGACTGA
- the murF gene encoding UDP-N-acetylmuramoyl-tripeptide--D-alanyl-D-alanine ligase gives MLKPFYLSDVMALLNGSLIQGADCEISGVSTDTRTIQPGDLYIPLKGERFNGHHFIAQAQAAGAVAALVDEDIDSADFPDLPLVNVPECLFALGQIAQYQRQQFTGPVVAVTGSAGKTSVKQLMANVLSQQFNTWMTQGNLNNHIGAPLTLLALQPQHQAAMIELGASGLKEIGYTAQFVLPQVGIITNASAAHLDGFGSLEGIVKTKGELIDFIQPGGCAILNRDDVYFSDWHQRAQQRGLNILTFGFATEADVRADNVRTGLNGSEFNLCLQGESYTVRLPLLGEHNVRNALAVVAAAVALAMPMEKIIAGLESAEAFSGRLRWCDGAQQQRILDDSYNASPASVFAAVDVLANAEHSWLVLGDMAELGDDAENIHADVGAYAQQAGIKNLIATGHYNKKTVARFNRSQDEINQDDTQANGIWFNSRDELITYLQQQTSASDVLLIKGSRSAGMDQVVKALCIGEEED, from the coding sequence ATGCTTAAGCCGTTTTATTTATCCGACGTGATGGCTTTGCTGAATGGCAGCCTGATTCAGGGAGCCGATTGTGAAATATCTGGTGTTTCCACTGATACCCGTACCATTCAGCCCGGTGACTTATACATTCCATTAAAAGGTGAGCGTTTTAACGGCCATCACTTTATTGCTCAGGCTCAAGCGGCGGGTGCAGTCGCTGCATTGGTAGACGAAGACATCGATAGTGCCGATTTTCCGGATTTGCCATTGGTTAACGTGCCGGAATGTTTATTCGCGCTGGGTCAAATTGCACAATATCAGCGTCAGCAGTTTACCGGCCCGGTGGTGGCGGTGACTGGCAGTGCCGGTAAAACCAGCGTGAAACAATTAATGGCCAATGTGTTAAGCCAGCAATTTAATACCTGGATGACACAAGGCAACCTGAATAATCACATTGGTGCACCACTGACATTACTGGCGCTTCAGCCGCAACATCAGGCGGCCATGATTGAGCTGGGTGCCAGTGGCTTAAAAGAAATTGGCTATACCGCACAATTTGTTTTACCGCAGGTTGGTATTATCACCAATGCCAGTGCAGCGCACCTCGATGGTTTTGGCAGCCTGGAAGGCATTGTAAAAACCAAGGGTGAATTAATTGATTTTATTCAACCGGGTGGCTGCGCGATTCTGAATCGTGATGATGTGTATTTCTCTGACTGGCACCAACGAGCACAACAGCGTGGGTTGAATATTCTGACCTTTGGTTTTGCTACAGAGGCGGATGTGCGTGCCGATAACGTGCGCACTGGTTTGAATGGCAGCGAATTCAACCTGTGTTTGCAGGGTGAATCTTACACTGTGCGTTTGCCGTTATTAGGTGAACATAACGTGCGTAATGCATTGGCGGTTGTTGCTGCCGCGGTTGCGCTGGCTATGCCTATGGAAAAAATTATTGCCGGACTGGAAAGTGCGGAGGCTTTTTCGGGTCGTTTACGCTGGTGTGATGGTGCTCAGCAACAACGTATTCTGGATGACAGCTACAACGCCAGCCCAGCATCTGTTTTTGCTGCTGTTGATGTACTCGCTAATGCTGAACACAGCTGGCTGGTACTGGGGGATATGGCAGAGCTGGGTGATGATGCTGAAAACATTCATGCTGATGTTGGTGCTTACGCACAGCAAGCGGGTATTAAAAACCTGATCGCAACGGGTCATTACAATAAAAAAACCGTTGCCCGGTTTAACCGCAGTCAAGACGAAATCAATCAGGATGATACACAAGCCAACGGAATCTGGTTTAACAGCCGTGATGAGCTGATAACGTATTTACAACAACAGACCTCGGCAAGCGATGTATTGCTGATTAAAGGGTCGCGTAGCGCTGGTATGGATCAAGTCGTTAAAGCGCTGTGTATTGGGGAAGAGGAAGACTGA
- the mraY gene encoding phospho-N-acetylmuramoyl-pentapeptide-transferase, with product MLLWLGDWLAQFHTGFGVINYLTLRAILSVITALIVSMLLGPVVIRKLREYQIGQAIREVGPKSHLSKAGTPTMGGVLILLSIAVSTLLWGDLENRFVWVVLLVTLFFGAIGWVDDYRKVVEKNSRGLPGRWKYFWQSMFALVAAAYLFYSAQSPQETQLVVPFFKDVMPQLGLMFVVLTYFVIVGSSNAVNLTDGLDGLAIMPTVMVAAALGVCAYLAGNVNFADYLHIPYIAGAGELVVFCAAMVGAGIGFLWFNTYPAQVFMGDVGSLALGAALGVVAVIIRQEIILFIMGGIFVAETVSVILQVASFKLTGKRIFRMAPLHHHYELKGWPEPRVIVRFWIVTIILVLIGLATLKIR from the coding sequence ATGTTGCTATGGCTGGGAGACTGGTTAGCACAATTTCACACAGGTTTTGGTGTGATTAACTACCTGACATTACGGGCGATTTTGTCGGTAATTACCGCTTTAATTGTGTCCATGTTATTGGGACCTGTGGTGATTCGTAAGTTACGCGAATACCAGATTGGTCAGGCAATTCGTGAAGTTGGCCCAAAATCACACTTAAGTAAAGCTGGTACACCAACCATGGGTGGTGTGCTGATTTTATTGTCGATTGCTGTCAGTACTCTGTTGTGGGGTGACCTGGAAAATCGTTTTGTCTGGGTTGTGTTATTAGTCACATTGTTTTTTGGTGCTATTGGTTGGGTCGACGACTATCGCAAAGTGGTGGAGAAAAACTCACGAGGCCTGCCAGGTCGCTGGAAATATTTCTGGCAATCAATGTTTGCCCTGGTGGCCGCAGCGTATTTATTTTATTCCGCACAAAGCCCGCAAGAAACACAGCTGGTGGTGCCTTTCTTTAAGGATGTGATGCCGCAACTGGGTTTGATGTTTGTGGTATTAACCTATTTTGTGATTGTGGGTTCCAGTAATGCAGTGAACTTAACCGACGGCTTAGATGGCTTAGCCATTATGCCAACCGTGATGGTGGCGGCAGCGCTGGGCGTATGTGCTTATCTTGCCGGTAACGTAAATTTTGCTGATTACCTGCACATTCCATACATCGCCGGAGCGGGTGAGTTAGTGGTTTTTTGTGCAGCGATGGTTGGAGCGGGTATTGGCTTCTTGTGGTTTAACACTTACCCGGCTCAGGTGTTTATGGGCGATGTGGGTTCCCTTGCATTAGGTGCGGCGTTGGGTGTTGTTGCCGTGATTATTCGTCAGGAAATCATTCTGTTTATTATGGGCGGCATTTTTGTTGCTGAAACTGTGTCGGTTATTTTGCAGGTAGCCTCCTTTAAATTAACCGGTAAACGTATCTTCCGTATGGCACCGCTGCATCATCACTATGAATTAAAAGGTTGGCCGGAGCCGCGTGTGATTGTGCGCTTTTGGATTGTAACCATCATTCTGGTGCTGATTGGTCTGGCAACATTAAAAATTCGTTAA
- a CDS encoding penicillin-binding protein 2, which translates to MTTEPQPTTSGIARWRFALVMAVFAALLLAVLVRLVMLHTVDQPFLFEQGEKRTVRSELQPASRGKIVDRHGRPLAVSTPVVTLWINPQQINLQQVPQLAKSLGLNKKNLLKKVERAAGKGRSFIYLKRQVEPELAQRVLNLGVSGVYGDHDFRRYYPASEVTAHTLGIVNIDGQGQEGLELAFNEYLSGQNGSRRVVKDLYGNVIKQLEANDVPQPGKDLHLTLDLRLQYLAYRELKAAVTSHNAKSGSAVLLDARNGEVLALVNQPSYNPNNRSQLKANHMRNRALADLIEPGSTMKPFTVAAALDSGRYAPSTVLNTAPGYMRVKHKTIRDHRNYGELDITGVITKSSNVGVTKLAHNLGAEKIWRFFHDAGMGTASVLGFPGEAVGTLPYPEQMDDLRLATMSYGYGLSLTPLQLAQAYTSFSQQGCRQAVRLLMLEAAENTPGCQRVMKAKTARQVLDMMETVISVKGTGRRAMVKGYRVAGKTGTAHKVGRDGYEDSAYTAIFAGVAPVSDPELVLVVVVDEPQGREYYGGEVAAPVFSRIMEQALRLRQVAPDDQKTKTIVVNKKKAAPQLIAKGGAA; encoded by the coding sequence ATGACAACCGAACCCCAACCCACAACAAGCGGAATTGCCCGCTGGCGCTTTGCGCTGGTGATGGCAGTGTTTGCCGCGTTGTTGTTGGCGGTGCTGGTTCGGTTGGTCATGCTGCATACGGTTGACCAGCCGTTCTTATTTGAGCAGGGCGAAAAGCGTACTGTACGTTCAGAATTACAACCTGCCAGCCGGGGAAAAATTGTTGATCGTCATGGTCGGCCACTGGCTGTTAGCACGCCGGTTGTTACCTTATGGATTAATCCACAGCAAATTAATTTACAGCAAGTACCGCAGCTTGCTAAATCGCTCGGGCTTAATAAAAAAAATCTGCTGAAAAAAGTAGAGAGAGCGGCCGGAAAAGGCCGCTCTTTTATTTATTTAAAACGTCAGGTTGAACCTGAACTGGCTCAGCGGGTGTTAAATTTAGGCGTTAGTGGTGTATACGGTGATCATGATTTTCGCCGTTATTACCCGGCCTCTGAAGTCACTGCGCACACTCTGGGCATTGTGAATATCGACGGTCAGGGACAAGAGGGGCTTGAGCTGGCTTTTAATGAGTATTTATCCGGACAAAATGGTTCGCGCCGGGTTGTTAAGGATTTATACGGTAACGTTATTAAACAGCTCGAAGCGAATGATGTGCCGCAGCCGGGCAAGGATTTACACCTAACGCTGGATCTTCGTTTGCAATATCTGGCGTACCGTGAATTAAAAGCCGCAGTGACGTCACACAATGCCAAATCCGGTTCAGCAGTGTTGCTGGATGCACGTAATGGTGAAGTGTTGGCGTTGGTGAACCAGCCATCCTATAACCCGAATAACCGCTCACAATTAAAAGCCAATCATATGCGAAACCGGGCGCTGGCGGATTTAATTGAGCCGGGTTCAACCATGAAGCCATTTACGGTAGCCGCAGCATTAGATTCTGGCCGTTATGCGCCGTCGACGGTACTGAATACAGCGCCGGGTTATATGCGGGTTAAACATAAAACCATTCGTGACCATCGTAATTATGGCGAGCTGGATATTACCGGTGTAATTACCAAATCTTCCAATGTGGGTGTGACAAAACTGGCGCATAACCTGGGTGCGGAAAAAATTTGGCGTTTTTTCCACGATGCCGGCATGGGTACCGCATCAGTACTGGGTTTTCCGGGCGAAGCGGTGGGTACGTTACCGTACCCGGAGCAAATGGATGATTTGCGTTTAGCCACCATGTCATACGGTTATGGTTTGTCATTAACACCGTTGCAATTGGCGCAGGCTTATACCAGCTTCAGTCAGCAAGGCTGTCGTCAGGCGGTGCGTTTATTAATGCTTGAAGCGGCTGAAAATACCCCGGGATGTCAGCGGGTGATGAAGGCAAAAACCGCACGCCAGGTATTGGATATGATGGAAACGGTGATTTCGGTAAAAGGTACCGGTCGTCGTGCCATGGTTAAAGGCTACCGGGTCGCGGGTAAAACCGGTACCGCGCATAAAGTTGGCCGTGACGGTTATGAAGATTCTGCTTACACCGCCATTTTTGCCGGTGTTGCGCCGGTTTCAGACCCAGAGCTGGTGCTGGTAGTGGTAGTCGATGAGCCACAAGGGCGTGAATATTATGGCGGTGAAGTCGCAGCGCCGGTTTTTTCCAGAATTATGGAGCAGGCATTGCGTTTGCGTCAGGTTGCTCCGGATGATCAGAAGACAAAAACAATCGTGGTAAATAAGAAAAAAGCAGCCCCTCAATTGATTGCTAAAGGGGGCGCCGCATGA
- a CDS encoding UDP-N-acetylmuramoyl-L-alanyl-D-glutamate--2,6-diaminopimelate ligase, whose amino-acid sequence MTIVAMKLSQLTQGNPYIPPEWDREIKHIRIDSRDVTAGDVFIARHGSQQDGRVHILDAVKNGAAAVLADGEIAFECVGYELVDGGVPVFSAPGLSQQIVALSEQRYSQNKQMPLIAVTGTNGKSSVTQYIAQLTTTLNKNAGVIGTLGNGIWPDLEATRNTTPDITVVKRSLYAMAEQNAELVALEVSSHGLEQGRVTGLEFHTAIMTNLTQDHLDYHGDMDGYFAAKAKLFRDYPLQYALINSDDEYGQRLLNESENAAEKVYSYGRKEGSDIFYSQPVYQSGWLTSELTTPWGQGMVKLPLIGDFNMANAVAAIAALCLQGFDFSELLAAAATLNAVDGRMALYRRVINNGTPSAVTQLAVVDFAHTPDALANVMQALKSVAAQQALVFGCGGDRDRSKRSLMADVAVNSGADVWLTDDNPRTEDPQQIFADVLTAKGSEQFHTQHDRAQAIAEAVNSDAELVVIAGKGHENYQDVAGVKHPYSDEAVLLNLGFQKAGGQDA is encoded by the coding sequence ATGACCATCGTGGCAATGAAATTATCGCAGTTAACTCAGGGGAATCCTTACATTCCGCCGGAGTGGGATCGAGAAATAAAACACATTCGTATTGATAGCCGTGATGTGACTGCCGGGGATGTCTTTATTGCCCGTCATGGCAGCCAGCAAGACGGTCGGGTTCATATTCTGGATGCCGTTAAAAACGGTGCGGCTGCGGTACTGGCTGACGGTGAAATTGCGTTTGAATGTGTTGGTTATGAGTTAGTTGATGGTGGTGTTCCGGTTTTTTCGGCACCGGGATTATCACAGCAAATTGTTGCCTTATCGGAGCAACGCTACTCACAAAATAAACAGATGCCTTTAATTGCGGTTACCGGTACCAATGGCAAAAGTTCTGTCACTCAATATATTGCTCAGTTAACCACGACGTTAAATAAAAACGCGGGTGTAATAGGTACCTTGGGTAATGGTATTTGGCCGGATTTAGAAGCCACCCGTAATACCACCCCGGATATTACTGTGGTTAAGCGTTCTTTGTATGCCATGGCTGAACAGAATGCAGAGTTAGTCGCGTTAGAAGTATCGTCACATGGGTTAGAGCAAGGCCGGGTTACCGGGCTGGAATTTCATACCGCTATCATGACCAACCTGACTCAGGATCATCTGGATTATCATGGTGATATGGATGGTTACTTTGCCGCAAAAGCCAAATTATTCCGTGATTATCCACTGCAATATGCACTGATTAATAGCGATGATGAATATGGTCAGCGGTTATTAAATGAATCAGAAAATGCTGCTGAAAAAGTCTACTCCTACGGTCGTAAAGAAGGCTCGGATATTTTTTATTCTCAGCCTGTGTATCAATCCGGCTGGTTGACGTCTGAATTAACCACACCCTGGGGGCAGGGTATGGTGAAGTTGCCATTAATTGGTGATTTTAATATGGCAAATGCGGTTGCTGCGATTGCTGCCTTGTGTCTGCAGGGTTTTGATTTTTCTGAGCTATTAGCAGCTGCCGCCACATTGAATGCCGTTGATGGTCGCATGGCGTTATACCGTCGTGTAATCAATAACGGCACTCCGTCGGCAGTAACGCAGCTAGCCGTCGTGGATTTTGCCCATACACCGGATGCGTTAGCCAATGTAATGCAGGCACTTAAGAGTGTAGCCGCACAGCAGGCTTTGGTATTTGGTTGTGGCGGAGATCGTGATCGCAGTAAGCGTTCTTTAATGGCCGACGTGGCAGTGAATTCAGGAGCTGATGTTTGGCTGACTGATGATAACCCTCGCACAGAAGATCCACAGCAGATCTTTGCCGATGTATTAACAGCAAAGGGCAGTGAGCAATTTCACACGCAACATGATCGAGCTCAGGCCATTGCTGAGGCGGTTAATTCCGACGCTGAATTGGTTGTTATTGCTGGCAAAGGCCATGAAAACTATCAGGATGTGGCTGGTGTGAAACATCCATATTCTGATGAAGCTGTCTTGCTGAACCTCGGGTTTCAAAAAGCCGGAGGTCAAGATGCTTAA
- the rsmH gene encoding 16S rRNA (cytosine(1402)-N(4))-methyltransferase RsmH, whose product MSLQGTNLEDFLHTTVLLEETVDGCVTNPDGVYVDGTFGRGGHSRLLLSKLSDNGRLIGFDKDPLAIESGKALEQEDSRFQIVQSSFAEMKTELARLGISEVDGILLDLGVSSPQLDDAERGFSFLRDGPLDMRMNPDAGISAAEWLEQTPEKEIARVLKEYGEERYGKRIANWLKKAQAEEPITTTLRLAEIVKAANPNWERHKHPATRAFQAIRIAVNNELGDLENVLGESVELLASGGHLAVISFHSLEDRMVKRFIRAQEKGKDVPVGIPLTDDQLGKTMKRVGKAIMPTKEEIERNARSRSAVLRVAERLNKQ is encoded by the coding sequence ATGAGTTTACAAGGCACAAATTTAGAAGATTTTTTACATACCACGGTATTGCTGGAAGAAACCGTCGACGGTTGCGTGACCAATCCAGATGGTGTGTATGTTGACGGAACCTTTGGCCGTGGTGGTCACAGCCGTTTGTTGTTAAGCAAGTTATCCGATAACGGTCGTTTGATTGGGTTTGATAAAGATCCATTGGCGATTGAGTCGGGCAAAGCGTTAGAGCAGGAAGACAGTCGCTTTCAGATTGTGCAGTCCAGTTTCGCCGAGATGAAAACCGAATTAGCGCGCTTAGGTATTTCTGAGGTAGACGGGATTTTGCTCGATCTGGGAGTGTCCTCTCCCCAGCTTGACGATGCTGAACGTGGTTTCAGCTTTTTACGTGACGGCCCTTTGGATATGCGTATGAATCCGGATGCCGGAATCAGCGCCGCTGAATGGCTAGAGCAAACCCCGGAAAAGGAAATCGCCCGGGTATTAAAAGAATACGGCGAGGAGCGTTACGGTAAACGCATTGCTAATTGGTTGAAAAAAGCACAAGCCGAAGAACCGATTACCACTACCTTACGATTGGCTGAAATTGTAAAAGCGGCGAACCCGAACTGGGAGCGTCATAAGCATCCGGCAACCCGTGCGTTTCAGGCGATTCGAATCGCGGTGAATAATGAGCTGGGTGATCTGGAAAATGTACTGGGTGAATCGGTCGAATTATTGGCTTCTGGCGGTCATCTGGCAGTGATCAGTTTCCATTCGCTGGAAGATCGTATGGTGAAGCGATTCATTCGTGCCCAGGAAAAAGGCAAGGATGTCCCGGTGGGTATTCCCCTAACGGATGATCAGTTGGGCAAAACCATGAAGCGAGTTGGTAAAGCGATTATGCCAACCAAAGAAGAAATTGAGCGCAATGCCCGCTCCCGTAGTGCGGTATTGCGGGTGGCTGAGCGTTTAAACAAACAATAG